In Prunus dulcis chromosome 1, ALMONDv2, whole genome shotgun sequence, the following are encoded in one genomic region:
- the LOC117615993 gene encoding enoyl-CoA delta isomerase 2, peroxisomal-like, producing MCTLEKRGDLFFLTLTGDEEHRLSLTLIDSLLSALSQAKSQATRGSVLVTTAHGKFFSNGFDLGWAQAAGSASAARARLSQMVAAFKPVVAALLSVPMPTVAAVQGHAAAAGFLLALSHDYFLMRRDRGVLYMSEVDLGLPFPDYFTAAFLAKIGSVSGRRDVMLRGMKLKGDEAVKLGIVESAHDSAESTVEAAVRLGEQLAKRKWNGDVYAEIRKSLYPELCGVVGVGVATPKAKL from the coding sequence ATGTGCACTCTTGAGAAGCGCGGTGATCTCTTCTTCCTAACCCTAACCGGCGACGAGGAGCACCGCCTCAGCCTAACCCTCATCGACTCGCTCCTCTCGGCTCTCTCCCAAGCCAAGTCCCAAGCCACTCGCGGCTCGGTCCTCGTCACCACCGCCCACGGCAAGTTCTTCTCCAACGGCTTCGACCTGGGCTGGGCCCAAGCCGCCGGCTCCGCCTCTGCCGCACGCGCTCGTCTCAGCCAGATGGTCGCCGCCTTCAAGCCAGTTGTCGCCGCGCTTCTCTCGGTCCCGATGCCGACGGTAGCCGCCGTCCAAGGCCACGCCGCTGCAGCCGGATTCTTATTGGCTCTGAGCCACGACTACTTCCTGATGAGGCGCGATAGAGGCGTGCTGTATATGAGCGAGGTCGATTTGGGGCTGCCATTCCCAGACTACTTCACGGCGGCGTTTCTGGCGAAGATCGGGTCGGTTTCGGGTAGGAGGGACGTGATGCTGAGGGGGATGAAGCTGAAGGGAGACGAGGCTGTCAAGCTTGGGATTGTGGAATCGGCGCACGATAGCGCGGAAAGCACGGTGGAGGCTGCGGTGCGCCTGGGGGAGCAGTTGGCGAAGAGGAAGTGGAACGGCGACGTTTACGCGGAGATCAGGAAGAGTTTGTATCCGGAGTTGTGCGGCGTTGTTGGAGTGGGGGTTGCTACTCCAAAGGCAAAGCTTTGA